From Gadus macrocephalus chromosome 16, ASM3116895v1:
TGACACTGACGGTTTGATTTATCTATCAACACAAAACGTATTAGCATGCCGTGGGAATACCTAATATGAATACATCAAccatacaataacaataggtatccTAGGATACTCTGTGATTACCTAATactaaactagaaaatgcatttcctgcagaaaatgcggtaaATGCTGTAGTACACAGCAGGCGCGTTGTTAGACCTGGGCCTTCATGGCTATAGTCCCGGATCtttgggaatagccccggatcgctgtgccgttacataaaaaaaaaaaaacataataatgaGGAAAATTGCCCCGTAGAGTAGGCTTCTTTGTGGTTGCattaccagcagccacagatgGGTCATAGCcagcgaaaaccgcaaaattctGAGGTGTCCATATCGGCAGATTAAGACTAATTTGTTGCAAATTCAACGTtggttttctttcttctctatgcATAACGCATTTCGTCGATAGTGCTGTTTCGttctgctagccttttagtgagaccagagagtgttgagaaggacagtaataaaatatctttggtaagatggatataagaagagagacccgcagtgaattcaatcCGGTCCACTTGACTATATGcgtttttttgctcccaaacgaacattccaactcgttatcttACTAAACATAttccagatccattttacaccggatttctcctttaagaaGAACAATTGAATGTTTTCCAATCAGCCCCACCACAACAAGGGGGGTCCTCAGAACCAGGCCCTGTCCTGGGGCTCGGCCACCCACGAGTCCTCAGTCCTGCTTTGGGATCACTTGCTCCAGAGCAGGGCCACCGCCTTGCtcgaggaaggagataggtcccacaGTTTGTAGCGAATAAGAAAGAACGAAATAAAGAATACCATTTTAGAagaatagttgagcgctgcatgcagcactcacctcaTCAAAAAATTAAGTGTTGTTTGATTGTCGTCCCTAATGAACATTTCTGTCATCAGATAATGGCTACCAATCACTCTTGTCTACCCTGCACTTTTGTTGCGATATCTGAAGACAACTTCTATTTtcaaggtattttttttttttaaactgaaagGTTTAGATTTCATAGGTCTACACACCCTTTTTGTTCAGTGACAGTGAAACTAATCAATCTGGCTTTGTCTCATCCCTGTCCTGTGCTGAGAAGTTATGGACGATGAAACAGgtaatgtgtttaatgtgttaAAATGTCATTACTTGTCTGCAGATAGTCTTGATTTAAATTGCCCATGCCATACCATTGACAATAAGTACGTGTGGAAACTATACATTTGCATTAATGTTGATCTTTCATACAGATTTGCAGTGtgattcatataaaatagacaAACCATCCCAGTACAAGCATTGCCTCCGAGTCCAAGACAACCGCTTTCTCTCAGTTGTTGGAGAACAGTGTCTCTTTGTGTATTTCAACGGGAAGGAGAAAGTAGGACCTGGTAAGGTACACTGACACCAGTACTTAGTGATTCTGGTGGTAGTGCTTACCTACTCCTTATCATATATATTAAAACTACACTATTCAATAAGAAGTACACGGTCTGACAGATGGAATAACGTGCGCTTCTTCTTCCTTTCAGACAGTCTTCCTTCCTGTCAGTTCATCGTTCAACCGTTCAACGAGACCCcggactcccccccccaccctgcggATAGAGGCAGGGCCGTCACCCTGGCTGTTAGGGAGGAGAGCCAGTACAAGGTGGTGTCCTGTGGGGAGGGCAGCAACGACATCAAGGTGCAGATCATGGTGAGGGACTGCTCTGATGGCTGAGGTCTGTGTGAGGTCAAAGGGACTGCTCTGAGGACCAGAGGGACTGCTCTGAGGACCAGAGGGACTGCTCTGAGGTCTGTGTGAGGTCAAAGGGACTGCTCTGAGGACCAGAGGGACTGCTCTGAGGTCTGTGTGAGGTCAAAGGGACTGCTCTGAGGACCAGAGGGACTGCTCTGAGGACCAGAGGGACTGCTCTGAGGACCAGAGGGACTGCTCTGAGGTCTGTGTGAGGTCAAAGGGACCGCTCTGAGGACCAGAGGGACTGCTCTGAGGACCAGAGGGACTGCTCTGAGGTCTGTGTGAGGCCAGAGGGACTGCTCTGAGGTCTGTGTGAGGCCAGAGGGACTGCTCTGAGTTCTGTGTGAGGCCAGAGGGACTGCTCTGAGTTCTGTGTGAGGCCAGAGGGACTGCTCTGAGGTCTGTGTGGATGAAGGCTGTTTCAACATGGAGAAGGTCCACCATCCAATATAATGATAGTGACATACATTGGATAGACACTTCATGGAAGAAATGTGTCGTACAGATGTACTTTCAATTTCTTCACTGCACCCACACATCAGGAAGCCAACTCTTTGGATATGCATACTCACCTGGCTATGTCTGATTTAATTTCTCATACAACCTTTGCTAGATAATACTGTaacatatgtatgcatgtgggtcggcttagctcaggaggtagagctgttgttgaaaccgaaaggttgctagttcgatccctagctcctcctagctgagtgctgaagtgtccctgagcaagacacctaaccctaacttctcctgacgagctggctgtcgccttgtatggttgactctgccgtcaatgtgtgtattaaccgatgtaagtcgctttggataaaagcgtctgctaaatgccgtaaTAGTAACATGTGTATGTAATAATCCTTATTCTTCCTCTACTCTACTGCAGGATAAACTTCCAGACAAAATCGGAGACGATGCCTGCTGGTCCGTGTTCTACATGAAGGACAGTAGGGGGAGCAGTGGGCACTACCAGTTCGTGTCCGCTGCCAAGCCGCAATTCGCCCTGGCCATCCAACCGGAACAAGGGACTACCCGAATGAGCAAACTAGTGTTGCGACAATTAGTTGATGAGGTGGACGAGGGCTGCCACATTGAAGTGCCTCTTTGTCGGTAAATGCAAATACATATCAATAAATAGATGATGAATAAATGTGAAGTGTTATTTGTTCCCTAGAATCCCTTGTACATTTTGCTATCGATGAGCACCTGATACTGGTTTTTGCCTTGCCTGCTAATTGGTGCCAGCGACTCCACTGACAGATCACAGTCCAGATGTGCTTCTTGGTGCCTTGTGCCACAGCGCCACGCGTCCATATACATGGCAAGCGGTCAAGGCTTGGGAAGGCAATGCTCATCATTTGCCTTTGCTTGATTCCTTGCTCCAATGTCCTGTTGATGGCCTTTGCTACCCATCCACATAAAACAAGGTGTGCTGTAACCCAGGAGCCAAAATGTACTTATATTGATGGCAAACACCAAGCAGGCCGAGAAGAATATTGAGTACTTCAGGATTCATTGAAGTACTCAATGAATCCTTCTATCACAAGTAGTCAAGATGCCTACAAGAATATGCCGTAGAGCTGATCGAGTCAAATCCTCAACTTGTATTGATCTAATATTTACAATTTTTTCTGAGCTGTGTTCAAAAGTAATTTCCATTCCCATAGGCTGCAGTGACCACAACCTTATCGCTATTGGAAGAAAAACGAAAATACCCAAGGAGGGTCAGAAAGTTATTTTCAAACAAATCTTTAAAAACTTTAATGAATATAACTACTGTAATGAAGTAAGAGAGGTTGACTGGTCTGATGTTAGACAGAAGGAAGACCCTGATCTTGCTCTGCGTGCGTTTGACAGTTTATTACTCCCAATCGTGAATAACAAGCTCCTGTCAGGAAGTTAACGGTGCGAAACaccatgggccctattttaacggtctgaaacgcaagtgggaagcgcaaagcacaagtagctttgtgggcggttctacggcgctatcgctattttacaggcggataaatgacattTGCGTcacggcgcaagtgtcaaaagggttggtttttttttccactgccgggtactgtcggcagtggaaacgcgacctcggaactgagctgggctataccgccccctccctaccgcacctttgcgatccgatccgttccgcaccctgcagtggaaacgcggcattattagtcacttgcgccggatgcaagatagggcccaatgtCTCCTTGGTTAGATCAGCGAGTTAAAGCACACATGATGGAGAAGGATAGAGCCAAGGCAGTGGCAATACAATCGGGTGGTGAACGAGAAtggagtaggcctatgtatcGCAAACTAAGAAACTTTGTAACAATGTTGAATAAAACCAAGAAGAAAATGTACTAACATAAGATAATTAGTAATAGTAGTATCGATAGCAAGACCATGTGGAATGTTATTAATCAACTAATGGGAAAAAATGTTAGATCTACCCCGTCCTTCTTAGAGGCAGAGGCAATTTTATCACCAAACCAGATGAAATTGCTAActatttaagtgtttatttcagTGATAAAATCCAGAAATTAAATGATGGTATGAAGGGAGAAAATAAGGGTCTAGAGCTCTCATCCAGGCTTATTACAAACAAATTGATGAAGAATAAATGTTGTAGTTTCCACTTTGAAAAAGTCAAGGTGTCCACTGTAGAAAAATTAATGAAACTCAGTAAGGACAAACAAGCGGGTTTTGATAACCTGGATGTGAGGTTGCTTAAACCTGTTGCAGATATCTTGGCTCTGCCTATCTGCCATATAATTAATTAAAGTTTTGAAAAATCAATTTGCCCAGCAGACTGGAAGATTGCTAAAATCATCCCACtgccaaaaaataataaagaaaatttCTCAGGGAATAATAGTAGACCAATAAGCATTCTACCAACCATGAGCAAGATCATGGAAAGAATAGTATATGAGCAAATACAAAATTATTTCTGTATAAATGACTTGAACACAGCTCATCAACATGCATACAGAAAGGGGCACTCCACAGCTACAGTGCTAACCCAAATGACTGACGACTGGCTGAAAGAAATTGACGCAGGTAAGATTGTTGGTTCTGTTTTATTAGACTTCAGTGCCGCTTTTGATATTCTTGACCATAGATTATTAGTGAATAAACTGTGCTGTTATGGTTTTGATAAGGGTTCTGTTGCCTGGATCAATAGTTATCTTACAAATAGAAAATACTGTGTGTACTTTAATGGTGGATTTTCAGAAATGAGGGTTATGAGCTGTGGAGTGCCGCAAGGGAGTTGGTTAGGGCCActtttattttcaatatttaCAAATGATTGACCTCTAATTCTAAACAATGCATCTATTGCTATGTACCCAGATGACTCAACCATTTATTCATCAGCACTGACACCAAGAGATATTGAAAAGGTTCTAAATGAAGAGCTGCTGATAAGGAAATGGgttaacataaataacatggtACTTAACATAAAAAAACCAAAATGCATAGTATTACGCtctattgtatgacaatgtttatatgtgaagcactttgagtctgccttgtgtatgaaaagtgctatataaataaagttgccttgccttgccttgcctaaacgGGAAGGGAGAGTAGAGCCGAAACTGCATCTAAAACTAGATGATAAAGAAATCAAACAAGTCACCGAAGTTAAGCTACTTGGTGTGCTGATTGACAGCCAAATGACCTGGACAA
This genomic window contains:
- the LOC132474756 gene encoding uncharacterized protein LOC132474756, translated to MATNHSCLPCTFVAISEDNFYFQVMDDETDLQCDSYKIDKPSQYKHCLRVQDNRFLSVVGEQCLFVYFNGKEKVGPGKFIVQPFNETPDSPPHPADRGRAVTLAVREESQYKVVSCGEGSNDIKVQIMDKLPDKIGDDACWSVFYMKDSRGSSGHYQFVSAAKPQFALAIQPEQGTTRMSKLVLRQLVDEVDEGCHIEVPLCR